A stretch of Arachis hypogaea cultivar Tifrunner chromosome 15, arahy.Tifrunner.gnm2.J5K5, whole genome shotgun sequence DNA encodes these proteins:
- the LOC112751015 gene encoding uncharacterized protein isoform X2 encodes MLSLRRPPSIIQFNQILGSLAKTHHFPSAISLFQQLQTRGIAPSIVTLSIVINCCCGMGRMVLAFSVLTKIFRMGFQPDIITLNTLIKGLCLSGKVEKALHFHDRLLAYGFHFDQVTYATLINGLCKTGHTAAAIQVLRKIPRSGIAPDVFMYSAIIDSFCKVTLVSDAFHLYSEMLAKGISPDVITYNTLTYGLCLAGQLKETIDLLNHMMLKNITPNARTYNTLIDGLCKEGNIKDAKSVLAVMTKDSVEPTVVTYNCLMDGYCLVNELNKAKCIFDTMAQIGMTPDIQSYNIIINGLCKSKLIDDALNLFEEMRRKNLVPNTVTYNTLIDGLGKSRRISCASKLLVEMHNKGQPANIITYTSLLDGMFNIKQVDKALVLFNQMKKSGIDPNIFTYNILIDGLCKNGRLIEAKEIFQDLSIKNYHPDVRTYTIMIDGLCKEGLFEEALALMSKMEDNGCLPNAVTFEIVIRALFEKGQNDMAEKLLREMIARGLLNG; translated from the coding sequence ATGCTCTCTCTGCGTCGCCCTCCATCCATCATCCAATTTAACCAGATTTTGGGGTCTCTTGCCAAGACGCACCATTTCCCTTCCGCCATTTCCCTTTTTCAGCAATTGCAAACCAGGGGAATTGCTCCCAGCATAGTTACTTTGAGCATCGTAATTAATTGTTGTTGCGGCATGGGTCGTATGGTGCTTGCTTTCTCTGTATTGACCAAGATTTTCAGGATGGGTTTTCAGCCTGATATCATAACGTTGAATACACTCATTAAAGGTCTCTGTCTCTCTGGTAAGGTTGAAAAAGCACTGCACTTTCATGATAGATTGTTGGCTTATGGATTTCACTTCGACCAAGTCACTTATGCAACTTTGATTAATGGGCTTTGTAAGACCGGACACACAGCAGCTGCTATTCAAGTGTTGAGAAAGATCCCACGCTCTGGGATTGCTCCTGATGTCTTCATGTACAGCGCAATTATTGATAGCTTCTGTAAGGTTACGCTTGTAAGTGATGCTTTTCATTTATACTCTGAAATGCTTGCTAAGGGAATCTCTCCCGATGTTATCACCTACAACACTCTAACTTATGGATTGTGCCTTGCGGGCCAACTTAAGGAAACCATTGATTTACTAAATCATATGATGCTGAAAAACATTACTCCAAATGCTCGTACCTATAATACTTTGATTGATGGACTATGTAAGGAGGGAAATATCAAAGATGCCAAGAGTGTGTTGGCTGTGATGACAAAAGATTCTGTGGAGCCAACTGTGGTTACTTATAATTGTTTAATGGATGGGTATTGCTTGGTTAACGAATTAAACAAGGCAAAATGCATATTTGACACAATGGCCCAGATAGGAATGACTCCTGATATCCAAagttacaatattattattaatgggTTGTGCAAAAGTAAGTTGATAGATGATGCCTTGAATCTCTTTGAAGAGATGCGTCGCAAGAACTTGGTTCCTAACACGGTAACTTACAATACTCTAATTGATGGCTTGGGAAAATCAAGGAGAATCTCTTGTGCTTCAAAGCTTCTTGTTGAGATGCATAATAAAGGTCAACCTGCTAATATAATCACTTACACTTCCTTGTTGGATGGGAtgttcaatatcaaacaagttgaCAAGGCACTTGTGTTATttaatcaaatgaaaaagagtgGCATTGATCCGAATATATTCACGTATAATATACTTATTGATGGCCTATGTAAAAATGGAAGACTTATAGAAGCAAAAGAGATTTTTCAAGATCTTTCCATTAAAAACTATCATCCAGATGTGAGGACATACACTATTATGATCGATGGGCTCTGCAAAGAGGGCTTATTTGAAGAAGCATTGGCCCTGATGTCAAAAATGGAAGACAATGGTTGCTTACCAAATGCTGTGACTTTTGAAATCGTTATTCGTGCTTTGTTTGAAAAAGGTCAGAATGACATGGCGGAGAAACTTCTTCGGGAAATGATTGCTAGAGGCTTATTGAATGGATGA
- the LOC112751015 gene encoding uncharacterized protein isoform X1, whose translation MLRAASFSSLSFSRFSFSLHFPSFLVPYVFPFRFPSCSCSMSSLHSHSQLTSPRHVDEAVDSFTRMLSLRRPPSIIQFNQILGSLAKTHHFPSAISLFQQLQTRGIAPSIVTLSIVINCCCGMGRMVLAFSVLTKIFRMGFQPDIITLNTLIKGLCLSGKVEKALHFHDRLLAYGFHFDQVTYATLINGLCKTGHTAAAIQVLRKIPRSGIAPDVFMYSAIIDSFCKVTLVSDAFHLYSEMLAKGISPDVITYNTLTYGLCLAGQLKETIDLLNHMMLKNITPNARTYNTLIDGLCKEGNIKDAKSVLAVMTKDSVEPTVVTYNCLMDGYCLVNELNKAKCIFDTMAQIGMTPDIQSYNIIINGLCKSKLIDDALNLFEEMRRKNLVPNTVTYNTLIDGLGKSRRISCASKLLVEMHNKGQPANIITYTSLLDGMFNIKQVDKALVLFNQMKKSGIDPNIFTYNILIDGLCKNGRLIEAKEIFQDLSIKNYHPDVRTYTIMIDGLCKEGLFEEALALMSKMEDNGCLPNAVTFEIVIRALFEKGQNDMAEKLLREMIARGLLNG comes from the coding sequence ATGTTGCGTGCAGCATCATTTTCATCACTCTCATTCTCCAGGTTCAGCTTCTCTCTTCATTTCCCCTCTTTTCTTGTGCCTTATGTTTTCCCTTTTCGCTTTCCTTCCTGTTCATgttcaatgtcaagccttcacTCTCATTCTCAGCTCACATCCCCTCGCCATGTTGATGAAGCTGTTGATTCCTTCACTCGCATGCTCTCTCTGCGTCGCCCTCCATCCATCATCCAATTTAACCAGATTTTGGGGTCTCTTGCCAAGACGCACCATTTCCCTTCCGCCATTTCCCTTTTTCAGCAATTGCAAACCAGGGGAATTGCTCCCAGCATAGTTACTTTGAGCATCGTAATTAATTGTTGTTGCGGCATGGGTCGTATGGTGCTTGCTTTCTCTGTATTGACCAAGATTTTCAGGATGGGTTTTCAGCCTGATATCATAACGTTGAATACACTCATTAAAGGTCTCTGTCTCTCTGGTAAGGTTGAAAAAGCACTGCACTTTCATGATAGATTGTTGGCTTATGGATTTCACTTCGACCAAGTCACTTATGCAACTTTGATTAATGGGCTTTGTAAGACCGGACACACAGCAGCTGCTATTCAAGTGTTGAGAAAGATCCCACGCTCTGGGATTGCTCCTGATGTCTTCATGTACAGCGCAATTATTGATAGCTTCTGTAAGGTTACGCTTGTAAGTGATGCTTTTCATTTATACTCTGAAATGCTTGCTAAGGGAATCTCTCCCGATGTTATCACCTACAACACTCTAACTTATGGATTGTGCCTTGCGGGCCAACTTAAGGAAACCATTGATTTACTAAATCATATGATGCTGAAAAACATTACTCCAAATGCTCGTACCTATAATACTTTGATTGATGGACTATGTAAGGAGGGAAATATCAAAGATGCCAAGAGTGTGTTGGCTGTGATGACAAAAGATTCTGTGGAGCCAACTGTGGTTACTTATAATTGTTTAATGGATGGGTATTGCTTGGTTAACGAATTAAACAAGGCAAAATGCATATTTGACACAATGGCCCAGATAGGAATGACTCCTGATATCCAAagttacaatattattattaatgggTTGTGCAAAAGTAAGTTGATAGATGATGCCTTGAATCTCTTTGAAGAGATGCGTCGCAAGAACTTGGTTCCTAACACGGTAACTTACAATACTCTAATTGATGGCTTGGGAAAATCAAGGAGAATCTCTTGTGCTTCAAAGCTTCTTGTTGAGATGCATAATAAAGGTCAACCTGCTAATATAATCACTTACACTTCCTTGTTGGATGGGAtgttcaatatcaaacaagttgaCAAGGCACTTGTGTTATttaatcaaatgaaaaagagtgGCATTGATCCGAATATATTCACGTATAATATACTTATTGATGGCCTATGTAAAAATGGAAGACTTATAGAAGCAAAAGAGATTTTTCAAGATCTTTCCATTAAAAACTATCATCCAGATGTGAGGACATACACTATTATGATCGATGGGCTCTGCAAAGAGGGCTTATTTGAAGAAGCATTGGCCCTGATGTCAAAAATGGAAGACAATGGTTGCTTACCAAATGCTGTGACTTTTGAAATCGTTATTCGTGCTTTGTTTGAAAAAGGTCAGAATGACATGGCGGAGAAACTTCTTCGGGAAATGATTGCTAGAGGCTTATTGAATGGATGA